Proteins encoded by one window of Salvia splendens isolate huo1 chromosome 14, SspV2, whole genome shotgun sequence:
- the LOC121764246 gene encoding uncharacterized protein LOC121764246, which yields MSLNPLYVILKENKLERPKYVDWKRNLDNVLIADDYKFVIETDCPEKLADNASEEVKAVYRKWIKGNEMAKCYILTSMSNVLQHQHHSYEFAHEIMENLQSFFGTQSRSARSLAIKSLMNKTMKEGTPVRDHVLEMMRDLNQIEFLGGSIDPDSQVDIIL from the coding sequence ATGTCGCTCAATCCATTATATGTGATCttgaaagaaaacaaactcgagagGCCAAAatatgtagactggaaacgtAATTTGGATAATGTTCTCATCGCTGATGATTATAAGTTTGTGATTGAAACCGATTGCCCCGAAAAACTTGCTGATAATGCTTCAGAGGAAGTGAAGGCTGTGTATAGAAAGTGGATAAAAGGAAATGAGATGGCGAAGTGCTACATTTTGACTTCTATGTCAAATGTACTTCAACATCAGCATCATTCCTATGAATTTGCTCATGAAATCATGGAGAACCTTCAATCCTTCTTTGGGACTCAGAGTCGATCTGCTAGATCTCTAGCGATCAAGAGCCTCATGAATAAGACTATGAAGGAGGGCACACCAGTTAGGGACCATGTCCTTGAAATGATGCGCGACCTTAATCAAATTGAGTTCTTGGGAGGATCAATAGATCCAGATTCTCAAGTGGACATAATACTCTAA
- the LOC121765777 gene encoding sm-like protein LSM8, with protein sequence MATGAGLETLVDQTISVITNDGRNIVGILKGFDQATNIILDESHERVYSTKEGVQQLVLGLYIIRGDNISIVGELDEELDASLDLSKLRAHPLKLVIH encoded by the exons ATGGCAACTGGAGCTGGACTAGAGACTCTTGTTGATC AAACAATTTCAGTTATCACAAATGATGGGCGGAATATTGTG GGAATTCTAAAAGGTTTCGATCAAGCTACCAACATAATTCTTGATGAGTCTCATGAACGTGTGTACTCCACAAAG GAAGGCGTGCAACAACTCGTTTTGGGCCTCTACATCATCCGGGGCGATAACAT AAGCATTGTTGGAGAGTTAGATGAAGAGTTAGATGCAAGCTTGGACTTATCGAAACTTAGAGCTCATCCTTTGAAGCTAGTCATTCACTAA
- the LOC121764247 gene encoding probable metal-nicotianamine transporter YSL7 codes for MSGRSMELMEDECIEKIFESKEVPRWQDQLTLRALVVSFMLSILFTFIVMKLNLTTGIVPSLGVSVGLLGFLFVNSWTKILHKSGFLTLPFTRQENTVVQTCVIASAGIAFSGGFGSYLLAMSQVVARQSTSAKNPENIKNPSLSWMIGFLFLTSFVGLFCVLPLRKIMILDFKLIFPSGTATAHLINSFHTPRGAKRAKKQVRFLGKFFSFSFLWGFFQWFFAATETCGFSNFPTFGLKAYQNKFYFDFSATYVGVGMICPYIINVSMLLGAVLSWGIMWPLIEKKEGDWYSAHLSSSSLNGLQGYRVFIAIAMILGDGLYNFIKILSRTLLGLYHQLRSKNISSITGNATTSPPTPALSCDEQRRNHFFLEDAVPTWVAIVGYITIAAISSATIPHIFYQLKWYHIVLLYILAPALAFCNAYGAGLTNWSMAAGYGKLAIFMIGAWAGVSHGGVLAGLAACGVMMNIVSTASDLTQDFKTGYLTLASPRTMFVSQIIGTAMGCVITPCVFWLFYKAFNDLGLSTSPYPAPYALMYRNIAILGVEGVSSLPKHCLTLCWVFFIAALAINLVRDAVGPKRGRFIPMPMAMAIPFYLGGYFAIDMCVGSLILFIWEKIDKAKADAFAPAVASGLICGDGIWALPSSLLGFAGVKPPICMKFLSQKDNARVDGVLSS; via the exons ATGAGTGGCAGGAGCATGGAGTTGATGGAAGATGAGTGTATAGAGAAGATTTTTGAGAGCAAGGAGGTGCCACGGTGGCAAGATCAGCTGACATTGAGGGCTTTGGTGGTGAGCTTTATGCTGAGCATATTGTTCACCTTCATTGTGATGAAGCTCAACCTCACAACTGGGATTGTCCCCTCACTCGGTGTCTCTGTTGGCCTGCTTGGATTCCTTTTTGTCAATTCTTGGACAAAGATTCTACACAAATCTGGATTCCTCACCCTCCCATTTACAAGGCAAGAGAATACTGTCGTTCAGACATGTGTCATCGCCAGCGCCGGCATCGCCTTTAGCG GAGGCTTTGGAAGTTACCTTTTAGCCATGAGCCAAGTTGTGGCAAGACAATCTACTTCAGCTAAGAACCCTGAGAATATCAAGAATCCTTCGCTCTCGTGGATGATCGGATTCCTATTCCTCACTAGCTTTGTGGGACTCTTCTGCGTTCTGCCCCTCAGAAAG ATAATGATCTTGGATTTCAAGCTGATTTTTCCAAGTGGCACTGCAACTGCTCATTTGATCAATAGCTTCCACACTCCTCGAGGTGCCAAGAGAGCCAA GAAGCAAGTCAGATTCTTGGGGAAGTTCTTCTCTTTCAGCTTCTTGTGGGGTTTCTTCCAATGGTTTTTCGCTGCAACCGAAACATGTGGATTCAGCAATTTCCCCACATTTGGCCTTAAAGCCTATCAGAACAA GTTCTACTTCGACTTCTCTGCAACATATGTTGGCGTAGGCATGATTTGTCCCTATATTATCAACGTGTCGATGCTGCTCGGTGCAGTCCTATCATGGGGCATAATGTGGCCATTGATTGAGAAGAAGGAGGGCGATTGGTACTCGGCTCATCTTTCATCCAGCAGCCTTAATGGCTTGCAAGGATACCGG GTCTTCATTGCTATAGCTATGATTCTTGGTGATGGCCTTTACAACTTCATTAAGATCCTTAGCCGCACCTTGTTGGGGTTATACCACCAACTCCGCTCCAAAAACATCAGCTCTATCACTGGCAACGCAACAACATCTCCTCCAACACCTGCTTTATCTTGCGATGAACAAAGAAGAAACCATTTTTTTCTCGAAGACGCAGTCCCTACTTGGGTTGCCATTGTCGGGTACATCACCATTGCAGCAATCTCGTCTGCCACGATTCCTCACATATTTTACCAACTAAAATGGTACCACATTGTGTTGTTATACATCTTGGCACCCGCACTAGCCTTCTGTAACGCCTACGGAGCTGGTCTTACTAATTGGTCCATGGCAGCCGGTTATGGAAAATTGGCAATATTTATGATTGGTGCATGGGCAGGAGTGTCCCACGGTGGCGTCCTGGCAGGGCTGGCCGCGTGTGGCGTGATGATGAATATTGTATCGACCGCCTCTGACCTCACGCAGGACTTCAAGACCGGGTACCTGACCCTTGCATCTCCACGGACCATGTTTGTGAGCCAAATCATCGGTACTGCTATGGGATGCGTGATCACTCCATGCGTGTTTTGGCTCTTCTACAAGGCTTTTAATGACCTCGGACTCAGCACTTCGCCATACCCTGCGCCTTATGCACTTATGTACCGGAACATAGCAATCTTGGGCGTTGAGGGAGTTTCCTCTTTGCCCAAGCATTGCCTTACTCTGTGTTGGGTGTTTTTCATAGCGGCCTTGGCTATTAACCTAGTAAGAGATGCTGTGGGGCCAAAACGGGGGAGGTTCATTCCTATGCCTATGGCGATGGCGATCCCGTTCTACCTTGGAGGCTACTTTGCTATTGATATGTGTGTTGGGAGCTTGATTTTGTTCATTTGGGAGAAGATTGACAAGGCAAAGGCCGACGCGTTCGCGCCTGCAGTAGCTTCTGGATTGATCTGCGGAGACGGGATATGGGCCTTGCCAAGCTCACTTCTAGGTTTTGCAGGTGTAAAACCACCTATTTGCATGAAGTTTTTGTCCCAAAAAGATAATGCTAGAGTTGATGGTGTTTTATCTTCTTAG